From a region of the Dictyostelium discoideum AX4 chromosome 2 chromosome, whole genome shotgun sequence genome:
- the gtaH gene encoding GATA zinc finger domain-containing protein 8 — protein sequence MLLKEIIREELEEDYYNYYNNLGEYSTGKGDDIKEITNNSQNKTNNNNNITILTSYNYNNNNNNNNNNNNNNNNNNNNNNNNNNNNNNNNNNNNNLFVSHSSILRSSSSPSSSESDEYSNGNNNNNSIINDLSSSSSSSSSSSSSSSSSITSPSSNHAYSPYNRSHKGIKISPNNKQVSSSGLLGSTMVSTSLIMGASNINNNNNNNNNNNNNNNNNNNNNNNNNNNNNNINIINNSNTNNNSSNSNNTINTFNFNNNLNNLNSINNNLNNYSNNMNINNQHNHQFNHYNNNNNNNNNNNNNNSDNNNIHFSNNGNMNIYNPNLSNFNNNNNNNNNNNNNNNNNNNNSNINNNNNNNKQIGNIVAKDDAEQLKESWKKIKEISNEFIKLSKLATKSDLQSIDLIPELRSKVMDLNNFLHVIEEKGELLKTDERQQKKRMESDKNAEKREKRREASRLLNNVCRNCKTTETPEWRKGPDGTKSLCNACGLHYAKNVKREAAGLHHLNEVGKKVDLTSILN from the exons atgttattaaaaGAGATTATAAGGGAGGAGTTGGAAGAGGATTACTACAATTACTATAATAACCTTGGGGAATATTCCACAGGTAAAGGTGAtgatattaaagaaattacgAATAATAGTCAAAATAAaaccaacaataataataatattacaattttaacatcctataattataataataataataataataataataataataataataataataataataataataataataataataataataataataataataataataataataataataataacaatctTTTTGTGAGCCATAGTTCAATTCTTAGAAGCAGTTCATCACCATCCTCATCAGAGTCAGATGAATATAGTAatggcaataataataacaatagtatcATTAATGacttatcatcatcatcatcatcatcatcatcgtcgtcatcatcatcatcatcatcaattacatcaccatcatcaaacCATGCATATTCACCATACAATAGAAGCCACAAAGGCATTAAAAtatcaccaaataataaacaagttTCATCATCAGGTTTATTAGGATCAACAATGGTCTCTACTTCATTAATAATGGGTGCttctaatattaataataataataataataataataataataataataataataataataataataataataataataataataataataataataataatataaatatcatcaacaatagtaacaccaataataatagtagtaatagtaataataccatcaatacatttaattttaataataatctaaataatttaaacagtattaataacaatctaaataattatagtaataatatgaatattaataatcaacatAATCACCAATTCAACCactacaataataataacaacaacaataacaacaataataataataacagtgataataataatatacatTTCTCGAATAATGGCAACATGAACATATATAATCCCAatctttcaaattttaataataataataataataataataataataataataataacaataataataataacaatagtaatattaataacaataataataataacaaacaAATTGGTAATATTGTTGCTAAAGATGATGCAGAGCAATTAAAGGAGTCTTGGAAAAaa ataaaagaaattagtaatgaatttataaaacttTCAAAATTAGCAACAAAATCAGATttacaatcaattgatttaattccaGAATTAAGATCAAAAGTAATGGAtctcaataattttttacatGTTATCGAAGAAAAaggtgaattattaaaaactgaTGAAAGACAACAAAAGAAGAGAATGGAATCTGACAAAAATGCTGAAAAGAGa GAAAAAAGAAGAGAAGCATCAAGATTATTGAATAATGTTTGCAGAAATTGTAAAACAACAGAAACACCTGAATGGAGAAAGGGACCAGATGGCACCAAGAGTTTGTGTAATGCGTGTGGTTTACATTATGCCAAAAATGTGAAAAGAGAAGCTGCTGGTTTGCATCATTTGAATGAAGTTGGTAAAAAGGTTGATTTAACTTCGATTCTAAATTAA